One Natrinema longum genomic window carries:
- a CDS encoding DUF7472 family protein: MIEREQLIEIVVSVGGVFLMLAAMVAVGSSYSAGNGTLSPQGGQMLIGVIVGFILLLTVIGIGLAYTLNDPEDGLETTDDDDDADTQGTF; the protein is encoded by the coding sequence ATGATCGAGCGCGAACAGCTCATCGAAATCGTCGTCTCCGTCGGTGGCGTCTTCCTGATGCTAGCGGCCATGGTCGCCGTCGGCTCCTCTTACAGTGCCGGAAACGGGACGCTCTCACCCCAGGGTGGCCAGATGCTCATCGGAGTTATCGTCGGCTTCATTCTCCTGTTGACCGTGATCGGGATCGGCCTGGCCTACACCCTGAACGATCCGGAGGACGGCCTCGAGACCACGGATGACGACGACGATGCGGACACCCAGGGAACGTTTTAA
- a CDS encoding SWIM zinc finger family protein, protein MKTTASPKAPLPVPTAGHLPERSRRARAEPMSVLPLGDGLYEVESASDHTYLVDLEAGRCTCPDYVFREVRCKHVRRVAIEITEGHTPPPGQVAVSCHDCEETVFVDEDATEPLYCDEHTIRPGDTVVDRETGDRLTVVDVSTLRADAVEIGAADCTVAEYATNGDYDPEVPVVGAVYPHATVARNGVVPSSLKVYVFPRTRLEAA, encoded by the coding sequence ATGAAAACAACAGCGTCACCGAAAGCACCGCTTCCAGTACCGACAGCAGGACACCTCCCCGAGCGATCGCGCCGGGCACGCGCCGAACCGATGTCGGTGTTGCCGCTGGGCGATGGCCTCTACGAGGTCGAGTCCGCGAGCGACCACACCTACCTCGTCGATCTCGAGGCGGGCAGATGTACCTGTCCGGATTACGTCTTCCGCGAGGTCCGCTGCAAGCACGTTCGCCGGGTCGCGATCGAGATCACGGAGGGACACACACCGCCGCCGGGCCAGGTTGCGGTTTCGTGTCACGACTGCGAGGAGACGGTCTTCGTCGACGAGGACGCGACCGAACCGCTGTACTGCGACGAGCACACGATCCGGCCGGGCGACACCGTCGTCGACCGGGAGACCGGCGACCGCCTCACCGTCGTCGACGTCTCGACGCTTCGGGCCGACGCCGTCGAAATCGGGGCGGCGGACTGCACCGTCGCCGAGTACGCGACGAACGGGGACTACGACCCCGAGGTCCCCGTCGTCGGAGCAGTCTACCCACACGCGACCGTGGCCCGAAACGGCGTCGTCCCCTCGTCGCTGAAAGTCTACGTCTTTCCGCGAACCCGCCTCGAGGCAGCGTAG